Part of the Chthoniobacterales bacterium genome is shown below.
CAAACCGTATCGTCTGCACGACCTCGAAGCCGTCCTGCAAAAGGTCGCCGCCGCTGGCTGAAGCCTTGCGAAACCAGCCGAGCCCGCTTAATTAGGGGCCGCCATGCAGATTTCACTGGAAGACGCCTACACCGATGTCATCGCCAAGGCCCAGCGCGGCCTCGGCCTGGCCGACAGTCAGCTCGCGGAACAATCCGGAATCGCTCTCGCAGAACTCAAAAATCTCAAGTCCGGCCACGTCGATCCAGCCGTCCTGCAAGCCATCGCACCCGTGTTGCATTTGAGTTTGAGTGCACTCATCCAGCTCGCGGAGGGAAACTACCAGCCCGATGTTAGTCTGCCCGATGGGCTCGCCGTTTTCAACACGCCCTACGAGGATTACACGGTGAATTCCTATCTCGTCTGGGATCCGGCCACACGCGATGCCATCGTCTTCGACACCGGTTCCGACGCCACGGAACTCCTCCACACCATCGTGTCCAATGGACTCAAAGTCCGCTCTATTTTACTAACCCACACGCACGGCGATCACGTCTTCGACCTGGACCGCGTTGTGGAAAAGACTGGCGCTCCCGTCTTTACTAACATTCGCGAACCACTGGAAGATGCAGCCCCTTTTTCCGAGGGAGCGACATTCGAATGCGGCTCGCTGCGTATTGGCACTTTGCTAACCCATGGACACTCCCCGGGCGGCACGACATTTGTCGTTTCTGGTTTGGAGAAACCCATCGCCATCGTCGGGGATTCCCTTTTCGCCGGCTCCATGGGCGGATCAACCGCCTGGGAATTGGCGCTGACTAACAATCGCGAAAAGATTCTCACTCTTCCCCCAGAAACCATCATTTGCCCCGGTCACGGCCCGCTCACCACAGTCGAGTTCGAGTTGAATCACAATCCCTTCTACGCGCCGCGATGATCCGCCATCTCTATGTGCACATCCCGTTTTGCCCGAAGGTTTGTCCGTATTGTTCCTTCTACAAGGAGGCCTCGGATCGCAACAAGACGCAGCGTTTCCTAGACGCGGTTCTATCCGAGTTAAATGCCGCTCAGAAGACACACCAGCTTCAACCTGAGACAATCTTTTTCGGCGGCGGCACTCCCACGGCGCTGAGCACACCGCAACTCAGCTATTTGTTGGAAGGTCTCCGCGAGCGGCTAGATATCACGCATCTCCACGAATGGACTCTGGAGATGAATCCAGCCACGGTTTCCCTCGAGAAAGCGGCGCGGCTGCGGGAGCTGGGAGTCAATCGCGTGAGCATGGGCGTGCAGGCCTGGGACGAGGCGACTTTGAAAGCATTGGGCCGCGTCCATTCGGCGGAACAAGCCTTGCGCTCGTATCACATCTTGCGCGAGGCGGGTTTTTCTAACATCAACCTCGACCTCATCTTTGGCACTCCCGGACAAAGCCAGGAAGTCTGGTTCGACAACTTAAAAAAGACAATCGAGTTAGAACCGAATCACATCTCCGCCTACTGTCTAACCTACGAAGAGGACACGGAGTTTTTTCGCCGCTTTCAAAGTGGCGAGTTGCAGCAGGATGAGAACGCCGACGCTGATCTCTACGAGGGAAGCATCGCGATGTTAGAAGCCGCTGGCTACGTTCAGTACGAGACCTCGAACTACGCGCGCCCTGGATTCGAGTGTGAGCATAATCTGGCCTATTGGTTAGGATACGATTATCTCGGGCTGGGCCCCAGTGCGTTCTCCACGGTCGGCAGTGCGCGCTGGAAAAATCTCCCCGACACCACGGCTTACTGCCAGCTCATCGAAAGCTGCGGAGAGGCGAAGTCTTTCCATGAATCCGTCACGCCCGAGATTCGTCACAGCGAGCTAGTCGCATTCGGGTTGCGCACGAATCGCGGCGTTTCGATGTTAGGACTTCCCCTGCCGCAGATCGCGCGCCTAACCGCAGATGGGTTTCTAACTCAAATGGAAGATCGCGTCTTCCTAACCAAACAAGGCCGGCTCGTCGCCGACAGCGTGGCCGAGCTGCTTATCTAACATGGCTTTTCAATTCGACGTCATCATCGTGGGAGCGGGACCGGCGGGCTCGGTTTGCGCCACCGTCTGCGCGCGCCAGGGCATGAGAGTCCTCGTGATTGATCGTGAAAAATTTCCCCGCGACAAGGTCTGCGGCGACTGCCTGAATCCCGCCGCCTGGAAAGTGTTACAGCGCCTCGGCATCGACGAACGCATTCGTTCCCTGCCCCATTCGCCTCTGAAAAAGGTGCAGATTGCTACGATCAACGACCGCGTTTTCGATTTCCCGCTGCATGGCGGCGAGGCGGGCGAGATCGGCATTCGGCGACGCGAGCTGGACCTGACTTTGATTCAAATGGCGCGTGCTGCCGGTGCGGCGTTTCTGGAAAACACAGCGGTGACTTCCGTCCAGGGGAACTGGCAGATCGAGGCGGGCGGCCGGCATTTCACCGCAAAGACGCTCGTCGCCGCAGACGGACGCAACTCGACCGTGGCCCGGCTCCTCGGGATGATGCCCGCGCAGCAAAAAGACCGCGTCGGCATCCAGACGCACGTGCCGCTCGCGTCGCATCAATTCAACTCGGTTCGCATGCAACTCCACCCCGAGGGTTACAGCGGCGGCGCGAGCATCGGGGACAACCTTTGGAATCTCTGCCTAGTCGCCCGTGGCGAAAACATCGAGGCGCTCAAGCAGCGGGCCACGAAACTCTGGAAGCTCCCGTCGAACTTGCACTGGCGCAGCCTGACTCCACTCAGCCGCCGCCCGCTCCCTGCTGCGAAGGGCTCCCTATTTCTCGTCGGCGACGCCGCCCGCGTGGTGGAGCCTTTCACCGGCGAGGGAATTTATTACGCCCTCGCGAGTGGCGAACTGGCCGGACAAAACATCACGCAGCCCGACGTTTACCGGAAAAAGCACGCCGAGCTTTATCGCGGTCGCCTCTGGGTCAATCAGCTTGCGAAATGGGCCGTGCTGCACCCAGTCGCCACGAGCTGGGCTCTGGAAAACCTCCCCGCTGAGCGGATTCTCAGTCACCTCACTGCCAAAGTGACCGCTCCTGTCGTGAAAACGCCTAGTAACCCGTCTCGCCGCCGCGATTTCCGCCCTTCTGGGGCACCTCGTGCGGGGCTTCCTGCTGACTACCCTTTTCAGGATGCCCATGTTCCTCGTGCAATGGTGCCGTTTCCTCCGCAGAATGACGTTCACACGCCGTAAAAAGGGCGACTGAGCAGAGCAGGAGCAGGAAAGATTTCATTCGCGCTTTCTACACGGCGCGGCGGGCGGCGGGAAGCACGTTTCGCAGAAAATTTACTCAAACCGCAGCGCGTCCACCGGGTCGAGGGCGGCGGCCTTGTGCGCGGGATACATTCCGAAGCCGATCCCGATGGCGCTGCAAACGATCAAACCCACGATCGCCCAGCCCCAGGGAAAAAAGACGGACGCCTTCAGGAGCAGCGCGAGTCCATTGCCGCCGACCGCCCCGAGAATGATCCCAGCCAAGCCGCCCAGTTCGGAAATGAAGAGGCTCTCGAGGAGAAATTGCCCGAGAATGTCCCCTCGCCGCGCCCCGAGGGACTTGCGGACGCCGATTTCCTTGGTTCGCTCGGTCACGCTGACGAGCATGATGTTCATGATGCCGACTCCGGCTGCAATCAGGGCGATGCCGCTGATGACAAAGGCCCCGATACGAATGGTACCCGCGACCTGCGTGAAGGCGGCGGTGAGCGAGTCGTTGGAATAAATATCGAAGTTGTCGGGGTCTTCCACGCGCAGGCCGCGGACTTTGCGCATGAGCCCGACGGCGTGCCCGAGGGTGGCGTCGTAGGTCGCCTGGGTTTGGGATTGGACGGAAATGTTCAGACTCCGCGAGCTTTCGCCGAAGTCCGCGAAGAACCGCGTGATCGGGATGGCGCAGGTGTTGTCGTTCGAGCCGCCGAAGCCGGAGCCTTTGGTCTCGAAAACGCCGACGACCTGATAATTCTTCCCGCTGATGCGCAGGGTTTTGGCCAGCGGAGTCTCGTTGGGAAACAATTTATCGCGCAGGTCGCCGCCGATCACGATCACCGCGCGCGCCATGTCCACATCGCCGGCGCTGATCATCCGCCCCTCGCCGATTGTCTGGCTGTTCGCCTGGAGAAAATACTCGTTCGTCCCCACGAGTTGCTGGTTGGGATTCGTCTTGCGCCCGCCGTAAGTCGCCGCGACGCCCCCCTTGAAAATCTTCAGGCAGACCACGTCCGTCTTGTCGCTCATCAGCCGCGCAAACTGCACGCCCTGCGCGTAGCTGATGTTGGGCCGGTTGCGATATTTCTCATTGTCGTTCCCGTGGAAGACGGGCGTGCGGGAGAATTGGAAAATGTTCGAACCGAGGAAACTGAGGCCGCTCTCGATGCTGCCCTGGAGCGCGGAAATCGCGGTCATCACGCCAATCACGGAGAAAACGCCGATCGTAATGCCGAGCATGGTGAGCGCCGAGCGGAGTTTGTTCGCGCCGAGGGAACTGAGCGCCATGCGAAAGATGTCGGAGCGTTTCATGGCAGTGGCGCGGAGCAGAGTCTTCGGGAGCGCACGCGTCTCGCGTGTTCCCTTTTGAGTCCCGCGAAAGGGCCGGTTCTCGCCATCGGACGGGACGTCCGCTGGAACACGCGGGACGCGTGCGCTCCCGGGGAAAAGATTGTGCTCTTACTCATACCTCAACGCATCGATGGGGTCCAACCGCGACGCCGACCACGCGGGCGCAAAACCCGAGACGATCCCCGTGAGCACTGAGACCAGCAGGGCGATGAAAGTCAGCCCAAACGAGAAGCTCACGGGGAAGCTCGGGACGGCCGACGAGAGCCCGATGAACGCCGCGCCCGAGAGCACGATCCCGATGAGACCGCCGATCAGGCAAATGGTCACGGCCTCGATCAAAAACTGCATCAGGATGGAACTCCGGCGCGCGCCGAGCGCCTTGCGGGTGCCGATTTCGCGCGTCCGCTCCTTCACGCTGACAAAGGTGATGTTCATGATCCCGATTGCGCCGACGAAGAGCGACAGCCCGGTAATGAAGATGCCCGCCAGGGCGATGCCGGTCTTGATCGGGCCGATCGTGCTGCGAAACGCCTGCTGCTCGTTGAGCGAAAAATCGTCGCGTTTCTCCGGCAACAACCCGCGAATGCGCCGCATGATGCCAGTCAATTCCTCCTTCGCCTCCAGGAGCCGCAGCTTGGATTTCACTTTCACCCGAATGGCGGCGTCCTCGTCGGCCACGAAGTATTTCTTAAGCGCGCCGACCGGGATCACGACCTGCTGGTCCCACGAAAACAGCCCGAGGAAGGAGCCTTGCTTCGCGAAAACGCCGACGATGCGAAACAGATGGTTGCCCACTTCGATGGTCTCGCCGATGGGGTTTTCCGAGGGGAAAAGCGACGTCGCGATGTCGAGCCCGATCACGCAAACGGAGATCGCCCCGCGCGACTCGGCCTCGGTGATGAAACGTCCGCGTTCGCACTCGGTCGTGGAGGTGCGGGTGAAGTCGTTCGTGGTGCCGAGGGTGTAAACCGTGTCCACTTTGCGTCCGCCACGGGAGACGGTTTTGAAAACGACGGGCGCGGGAACGGCGAGTTCGAGCAGAGTGTTGGGCGTGTCGGCGATGATGCGGTTGATCTGGGCCGCGTAGTCGGTGCTGATCTTCCGGCGGTTGCGAAACAGGGCGAAGTCCTCGCTCGGGCCCCACGGTGTTTTTGTGACGTAGAGCACGTCGTCGCCGAGGAGGGAGAGCGAACGGTCGAACCCGGTATCGATCCCGTTGATCGCAGTGCCCATGAGGGTGACGGCGATGATGCCGATGACGACGCCGAGCGCGGTGAGGGAGGAGCGGGTGCGGTTCGCGAGGATTTGTGTCCAGGCGATGCGCAGGCTTTCGCCCAGTTCGTAAATCAGACGGTGCATGATAAGAATGTCACACGGAGGCACGGAGATATACGGAGGGTTTGAGGGAACTTATCTCGCTTTTGAGTTGCATCTGAATAGGACCCATGGGGGCGGATAAGTCCGATAAAGGTGCCCAAACCCGGGGTTAAATCGGGATGTCGCTCTCGATGAGGCCGTCGCGTAGCCGCACGACGCGCCGGGCGTGCTGGGCGATGTCTTCCTCGTGCGTGACGACGATGATGGTGTTCCCAGCTTGGTAAAGGGTCTCGAAGAGCGCCATGATTTCCTCCCCGGTCTTGCTGTCGAGGTTGCCCGTGGGCTCGTCGGCGAGGATGATCGAGGGGCTATTGACGAGGGCGCGGGCAATGGCGACGCGCTGACGCTGCCCGCCGGAAAGTTCGTTCGGTTTATGGTGCATTCGCTCGCCCAATCCGACCGAGGTGAGGGTGGCGGCGGCGCGCTTCGAGCGTTCCTCGCGGCTGATGCCGGCATAGACGAGGGGCAGCTCGACGTTGGCGAGGCTGGTGGAGCGCGGGAGGAGGTTGAAGGTCTGGAAGACGAAGCCGATCTCGCGGTTGCGGATGGTGGCGAGGTCGTCATCGGTCATGGCGGCGACGTTTTTCCCAGAGAACTCGTAGTGGCCCGCACTGGGGGTGTCGAGGCAGCCGAGCATATTCATCAAAGTCGATTTGCCGGAGCCCGACGGGCCCATGATGGCGAGGTATTCGTTGCGATGAATGCGTAGATTGACCCCGCGCAGGGCCTTGATGGTGGTGTCGCCCATGATGTATTCGCGGGTGAGCCCGCGGATGTCGATAACGAGCGGCCCCGGCGGTCGGGTGGTGCGCGAATGGACTGTGGTGGTGGGAAGGGTGGTGGCGCTCATCTATTTGGATTCGTCTTTCTTCGGTTTCTCGATGGTCACAGAGCTGCCATCTTTGAGCTCGCGACTGATCGCTCCGTAGCTGCCGCTGATGATTTCCTCGCCGCCGGTGAGTCCGGCTTTGATTTCGATGTAACTGTTGTCGCTCAGGCCGGTGACGACTTTTTTCATGACGGCTTTCCCGCCGTTCTTGAGGAAGACGACGCGCTGCAGTTTCTCCCGGTCGGAACGCCCGGTGTCGGTGGTGGAACTGCCGGCCTGCTTCTGCTCGGCGTCGCGTTTTTCGTTGATCTCGGTCATGCTTTTGCCCTCGTCGCGGGTGCGAACGGTGACGCTTTGGATCGGGACCGTGAGGACGTTTTTCACGCTGGCGACCTGGATGTCGGCGGTGGCGCTCATGCCGGGCCGGAGCGCGACGCCGGGGGCAATGATCTGGATTTTGACCTCGAAATTGGTGACTTCCTCGGTGGTTTTCTCCGCGGTGACGGTCGCCGAGCTGGCGACGTGCTTCACGATTCCACTGAAAGTCCGGTCGGGGTAGGCGTCGATGCTGATCCGCACCGGGTCGCCGAGGTGAATGGTGACGACGTCGTTCTCGTTGACGTTGGCGCGGACTTCCATGTCGTCGAGGTTGGCGACGCGCATGATTTCGGTGCCCGCAAACTGCGCGGTGGCGACGACGCGTTCGCCCAGCTTGCTGGTGAGGAGCGAAATGGCCCCGTCGGTGGGCGCGTAGATGCTGGTTTTGACGAGTTCCTCGCGAATCTGCGAAAGCTGACCCTCGGCGCGTTTGATGTTGAAGGTGGAAGCGTTGTAACTGGCCTCGGCGACATCGCGATTGGTCTGCGCGTCGGCGATTTCACTGTCGGAGGCGATCTTTTTGTCGAAGAGCGCCTTCTGCCGCCGCAGGTCCTGCTCGGCCTTCAAGAGCTGGGCCTTGCGCTGGAGATTGTCGGCGCGGGCGGAGTCGAGCGCGGCCTCCTGCTGCTCGACCTGGGCTTGGTAAACGTCGGGCTTGATCTTGACGATGAGGTCGCCTTTTTTCACCGTCTGCCCCTCGATCACGGGCAATTCAATGATCTCGCCTGCGACCTCGGCGGAGATTTTGACTTCGAGGGCCGGCTGGATCTTTCCCGTGGCGGAAACGACTTGGGTGACATCGCGGCGGCCGACTTTCTCGGTGGTGACTTCGATGGTTTTCTCTTTTTTGCGCCCAAATAGGACGCCGCCGATGATTAAAAAGAGAATGACTGCTGTGATCCAGAGCCAGCGCCGGCGATTTTTCGGAGGGGCTGCGGGGGGAGTTAGGGCGGAATCGGGCATGAAGCGATTTTTATTTATGTCTGGCGCGGAAACAGCTTTCTTACAGGGAACTTCTCCCGTGTCCATGCGTGCGTCCAGAATCCATTTCACCTTTAGATGCCGCGCGGCGGTATTTGTTTCAAATCTTCGGAAATGATCTCCACTTCACTCAAATTCTGGGGAGTGCGCGGCTCCATCCCCACGCCCGGCCCGGAAACCGTCGGCATCGGCGGCAACACCTCGTGCGTCGAAGTGCGGGTCGGCAAGGAAATCATCATTCTCGACGCCGGGACGGGGATTCGCCCGCTCGGGCTGAGCCTGGCGAAGGAATTTGCGGGCGTGCCGATGAATCTGACGCTCCTCATTTCCCACACGCACTGGGATCACATCCAGGGGTTTCCGTTTTTCATGCCAGTCTATTCGCCTGCAAACAAAGTCCATATTCGCGGTTACGAAGGAGCGCGAGCCCGGTTTTCCTCGATCTTGCTCGCGCAAATGGAAAGCCCGTATTTCCCCGTCGAAATGACCCGACTCCCGGCGAACATCGACATCGAGGAGCTGAAGGAGTTCGATTTCCATGTGGGCGACATCCCGGTGCGAGCGAAATTGTTAAACCATCCCGGCGTCTGCGCGGGCTACCGGATCGAGACTCCGGGTGGCGCGATCGCCTATCTGCCCGACAACGAGCCGCAGGTGCATCTTCGGAAAATTCAGCAGCGGCGCGGGGTCGAGGTCAGCGCCGAAACGATGGCCCGGTCGGAGCGGAATGATGCCGATCTCGTGGAATTTATTCGTGGCGCGAAGGTGCTCATCATCGACTCGCATTACACGAGCGAGGAATATCCGCATCACATGGCCTGGGGCCACGCCGACGCGGAAACGGTGACTCGCATCGCCATGGAGGCCGGCGTCGAGCGGCTATTTTTGTTTCATCACAACCCCGAGCACGACGACGCGCAGGTCGCGGCCAAGGCGAAGGCGTGCCAGAAAGTGGCGAAGGGTAGCGGGTTAATCGTCGAAGCCGCTGTCGAGGGAGCGAGCTTGAAATGGTCGTCGCCCGCTAAAATTTACAGTCGAGTTTGAGCGCACTCTGGAGCCGGGCGAGATAGGCTTTTTTCGACACTTCCAGAGCGCCAAACTTCGCCAGATGCGGCGTGATCCATTGCGTGTCGAGCAGCATGAAACTCCGCTCGCGGAGGTGATCGACCAAGGCGACGAGAGCCACTTTCGAGGCATCGGTCTCGGTGTGAAACATCGATTCGCCGAAAAATGCCCCGCTCAGACAGACGCCATAAAGTCCTCCGGCGAGGCCATTTTCGCTCCAGGCTTCGACGGAATGCGCGTGGCCCAACCGGTGCAAGGCGACGTAACTCGCGATGATTTCCTCACTGATCCACGTGTCCTCGCGCTCGGCGCAGGCTCGCATCACTGTCTCGAAATCGTGATCGAAGCGAATGGTGAACGGATGCTTTTTCAGCGTCCGGGCCAGCCCATGCGGGACGTGAAATGTGTCCAGCGGAATGATTCCGCGCGGGTCGGGCGAAAACCAGCCGATCTCCCCGTTTTCCATGCTCATCGGGAAAACGCCCTGCGAGTAGGCTTGCAGGAGGAGATCGGAGGAGATCACGGTCTAACCCAGATCGACCTGCGGCACTTCGGGCGGTTTCGGGTGGATGCCCTCAGCCGCCAAGATATCGAAAACATTTTCCGCCACGATCCGGTAATGCTCGCGGAAAACCTCGTCGTCCGGCTCACGGCTGAGTTTGAGGTAATCGGCGTGATCTTTCCCCAGCTTGAGCGAGAGAAAATTAATCAACTGCTCGCGTTCGCCGAGCGGTGTTCCCTCGGGCGAAACCATGCTTTGGGCGCGACGTTCACCGTCCTGGGCGAGGTCTTCCAGCCGGGTGCGGAGTTCGGAGTTGATGCTCTCGAGTTGGGCCACATAGCGGCGCAAAGATTCGTTGTCCTCGGGGGGCGTCGTGTCGGGCCAGACGCCATCGCCTCCACCAGAACCGTAACGCCCACCGCGACCACGACCGCGTTTGTCGCGTCCGCCACCGCCGCCGCGTTCTTCGAGCTGGCGCAACTTGGTGCGCGCCTGGGAAAGTTCCTGCGATTGCTGGCGAATGAAATTATCGAGCTGACGCAGCATGGCGACTGGATCGGCCTGAGTGCGCTCTCCTCCGCGACCTCCGCGACTGTCACGTCCACTGGATTGAGCCGGTTGATTCGACGGGCGATTCGGCTGGCCGGGGCTGACGTAGGGCGGATGCTTCGGGCGGCTTTCCCGGCGCTCGCCGCTGGCCTCATCTTCGTCATCGTCTTTCTCATCATCATCCTCCTCGTCGTAGTCATCATCCTCCTCGTCGTCGTCATCAGAATCAGACTCGGCTGCGGGCTCGGCGGTTTCGTCGGCGGGAGTTTCAGTGTTTTCTGGCGCGTCGGCAGGATTGCGCCGCGAGGTTTTCTCCGCAAACGCCTCAGCGATTGCCGTCGGCAAATTCTCCGGCACGGTCTTAAAATCGCGCATCAAGCGGCCCGGCCATTTGCGAATCGCCTGGGCGATGGATTGCTGCGAGCGCTCGCTGAGAATGGTGAGTTTGTCGATTTTGATCAGCCAAAGGAGAAACGCGCTTTGCGTAAATGGCGGGCAGCCGCCGGTGAAAATCGTGCTGATGGCGGCGTTGAGCAGGTGCGCGAGATCGGCGTCTTTGAGGCCGTCGAGTTGCAGGCGCAGGAGCCAGGGTTTCCCCTTGCCGACGAGGACGTTGAAGAACGACTGGCGGTCGCGCGTGGTGAGGATACCGTCCTCTCCGAGCATTTCGGCAGCGATGGCGCAGGCCCATTTGGCGGCTTGGGCCTCATCGACCTTCACGAGACCGCGCGTGATGCTGAGGCGAATGCGGCGGCCGATTTCGCCCTCGAAGGCGGGACCTTTCATCCCGGAAACGAAGAGGCGGCGGCCGTAAGGCTTCATCTCGGGCCAGGCGGCGTTCAGACCGTTGACGCTGATCGGCCAAGGCAGTTTGCCAATGGCGTCGAGCGCCTCGTTGATCTCGGGTTTGCCACCGAGCAAGGCGCTGCGGAGGAGGTCGGCGGTCTGCGTTTCGTGCGCCGGGCTCATGCGTCCGGCCTGCGCGGTGGCGACCATCTGCGGGAGCGTGGAATTTTCCGTGGGAGTTGCAGGCGAATCGGGCACAATGGGACTTGCGTCCGACTCTGTGGGCTCCATTTGGGTTTCGTCGTCGGGGGAAATGTCTTCTGAATTCATGAAAAAATGGGTGTTGGAAAATCTTAAGTCGCCGCCGTCCGGGCAGGGCTGTGAGATTGCGCGGAGCCTACGTTGACGTTGATGAGTCGGTCAATCAAGTCCTCGGGGCGCACGACGCCGACGGGACGATTATTTTCGTCGAGGACGGCGGCGAGCGACATGCGGGCGGCGCGGAGCTTGCGAATAATCTGCGTCGCGGGCTCGTCGGCGCGGACGTTGATGATCCGGCGCAAATGATGTTGCGCGCTGGTGTGGAGGCGGCCGTCGAGCAGCACCTCGAACGAGCGAACGAGGCCGATGATCTGCCCGTCGGACGCGATGACGGGGAAACGGTCCCAGCCCTTTTCCTTGGCGATGGCGAGAAGTTCGGTCACGGGCGTCTCGGGCTTTACCGAGGCGACGCGGTCCATCGGGATCATGACATCGCGACCACGGACGGCTCGAAAATCGACGACGTTGTGGATCATTGCGCGCTCGGCAGGATCCAGCGAACCGCTCTTTTCCACTTCGCTGGTGAGGTCTTTCAACTCGTCGCGGGCGATGAATAGATCGCGCGGGTCTTCGTTTCGAAAAAAGAGTTTTCCCACCCAAGTGAGCAGCCAGATGACTGGCGAAAGCAGCCAGTAAACCGCGCGGATAATTTCCGAAAGCGGCGCGAGCAGACGATACGGAAACCGGCGAAAGAGCGACTTCGGCAGCATTTCCAAGAGCACGACGAAGACCGGGATGGCGATGAGAAACGCGACGGGATAGCCCCAGTTGCCGATTTTTTGGCGTAGAAGTTGCGTGATGAGGACGAGGGCCCAAATTTTCAGTAAATTCGTGACGAGCAGGACGGTGATCAGAAGGCGCTGCGGATGGAGCAGCAAGGCCTGGAGCCGAAGCGCGCCGGGGGCTTTTTTGCGGACGTTGTGGCTGAGCCGCACGGGGTTGATCGAGAGCAAGCCGGCCTCGACGCCTGCGAAAAGAAACGACACAAGCAGGCAAATGGCGAGCGCGAGCCAGATCATGCAGCCTCCATTTCCATGGAACTCGGCTCAGCGGCCACTTTCTCGATGAAAACTTCCTGCACACGCCGCCGCGTAGCCCGCCGGATGCGCAAGGTGTAGCCCGGAATCTCCACCAACGAGCCGGGGCGCGGGACGTAGCCCATTTTGTTGAAAATATACCCGCCGATCGTGTCCAGCCCGTCGTGATGGATCTTGGTCTGGAGTTTTTCGCTGATGTCGTCGAGCCGCGCGTGTCCGCTGACGATCAATTTCCCCTGCCCGGCGTCCTCGATATAAAGATCCGACCCGAGCGGGACGGCGTCGCTGATGACTTCCTCGACGATGTCGGAGAAGGAAACGACGCCTTCCGTGCCGCCAAATTCATCGACCACGATGGCGATCCGCTGCGGGCGATGCAGGAAGCTTTGGAGGAGTTCTAGTGCATTCATCGTCTCGGCGACAAACGACGGCGGCACGAGGATTTCCTGATACGGCTGCGTCGGATTCGCCAGAAAAGCCGCCACATCGAGCACGCCCAGAATGTCATCCGGCGTCTCGCCATAGATCGGAACGAGGCGACGGCGTTTCGTTCGCAAAAGCGTGATCGCCTCCTCATTCGTGAGATCGTCGGGCATCGTGAAGCTGTCCACGCGGGGCGTCATGCAATCCTTCGCCGTCTTGTCCGCGAGCTTCATAATTTCGGCAATGATCTCGCGCTCATTCGAGTCGATCACGCCGGTTTCCGCTCCCAGATTCATCAGCGTGGCAAATTCTCCCTCGGACAGCGTGTCGCGGAGTTCCATGGATTTCGGGGTGATCATTTGTGCGAGATGCTCGGTCGCGTGTTCGAGCACGCCGGTGATTCTGCCCAGCAGCGGCACGGCAAAATCCAGATAGCCGATGGCCAGCGGCGCGAGTCGCAGTGGATAGGTCAGCGCGAGAAGCTTCGGCAGCAGATCGCAAAAAATCACCACGACTGCGAACAAGCTCAGAGTCGTCAGCCACACCGGCAGCACACTGTGCATTCGCTCTGCCAGAAAAAGGCAGAGCAGCACGAGCGGGACATTCACGATCACGTCGGAAAAAAGGATCACCGCCAGCAGCCGGCGCCGGTCCGAGGTTAGCCGATCGAGCTTTAGCGCG
Proteins encoded:
- a CDS encoding MBL fold metallo-hydrolase: MQISLEDAYTDVIAKAQRGLGLADSQLAEQSGIALAELKNLKSGHVDPAVLQAIAPVLHLSLSALIQLAEGNYQPDVSLPDGLAVFNTPYEDYTVNSYLVWDPATRDAIVFDTGSDATELLHTIVSNGLKVRSILLTHTHGDHVFDLDRVVEKTGAPVFTNIREPLEDAAPFSEGATFECGSLRIGTLLTHGHSPGGTTFVVSGLEKPIAIVGDSLFAGSMGGSTAWELALTNNREKILTLPPETIICPGHGPLTTVEFELNHNPFYAPR
- the hemW gene encoding radical SAM family heme chaperone HemW; this translates as MIRHLYVHIPFCPKVCPYCSFYKEASDRNKTQRFLDAVLSELNAAQKTHQLQPETIFFGGGTPTALSTPQLSYLLEGLRERLDITHLHEWTLEMNPATVSLEKAARLRELGVNRVSMGVQAWDEATLKALGRVHSAEQALRSYHILREAGFSNINLDLIFGTPGQSQEVWFDNLKKTIELEPNHISAYCLTYEEDTEFFRRFQSGELQQDENADADLYEGSIAMLEAAGYVQYETSNYARPGFECEHNLAYWLGYDYLGLGPSAFSTVGSARWKNLPDTTAYCQLIESCGEAKSFHESVTPEIRHSELVAFGLRTNRGVSMLGLPLPQIARLTADGFLTQMEDRVFLTKQGRLVADSVAELLI
- a CDS encoding NAD(P)/FAD-dependent oxidoreductase; amino-acid sequence: MAFQFDVIIVGAGPAGSVCATVCARQGMRVLVIDREKFPRDKVCGDCLNPAAWKVLQRLGIDERIRSLPHSPLKKVQIATINDRVFDFPLHGGEAGEIGIRRRELDLTLIQMARAAGAAFLENTAVTSVQGNWQIEAGGRHFTAKTLVAADGRNSTVARLLGMMPAQQKDRVGIQTHVPLASHQFNSVRMQLHPEGYSGGASIGDNLWNLCLVARGENIEALKQRATKLWKLPSNLHWRSLTPLSRRPLPAAKGSLFLVGDAARVVEPFTGEGIYYALASGELAGQNITQPDVYRKKHAELYRGRLWVNQLAKWAVLHPVATSWALENLPAERILSHLTAKVTAPVVKTPSNPSRRRDFRPSGAPRAGLPADYPFQDAHVPRAMVPFPPQNDVHTP
- a CDS encoding ABC transporter permease — its product is MKRSDIFRMALSSLGANKLRSALTMLGITIGVFSVIGVMTAISALQGSIESGLSFLGSNIFQFSRTPVFHGNDNEKYRNRPNISYAQGVQFARLMSDKTDVVCLKIFKGGVAATYGGRKTNPNQQLVGTNEYFLQANSQTIGEGRMISAGDVDMARAVIVIGGDLRDKLFPNETPLAKTLRISGKNYQVVGVFETKGSGFGGSNDNTCAIPITRFFADFGESSRSLNISVQSQTQATYDATLGHAVGLMRKVRGLRVEDPDNFDIYSNDSLTAAFTQVAGTIRIGAFVISGIALIAAGVGIMNIMLVSVTERTKEIGVRKSLGARRGDILGQFLLESLFISELGGLAGIILGAVGGNGLALLLKASVFFPWGWAIVGLIVCSAIGIGFGMYPAHKAAALDPVDALRFE
- a CDS encoding ABC transporter permease — encoded protein: MHRLIYELGESLRIAWTQILANRTRSSLTALGVVIGIIAVTLMGTAINGIDTGFDRSLSLLGDDVLYVTKTPWGPSEDFALFRNRRKISTDYAAQINRIIADTPNTLLELAVPAPVVFKTVSRGGRKVDTVYTLGTTNDFTRTSTTECERGRFITEAESRGAISVCVIGLDIATSLFPSENPIGETIEVGNHLFRIVGVFAKQGSFLGLFSWDQQVVIPVGALKKYFVADEDAAIRVKVKSKLRLLEAKEELTGIMRRIRGLLPEKRDDFSLNEQQAFRSTIGPIKTGIALAGIFITGLSLFVGAIGIMNITFVSVKERTREIGTRKALGARRSSILMQFLIEAVTICLIGGLIGIVLSGAAFIGLSSAVPSFPVSFSFGLTFIALLVSVLTGIVSGFAPAWSASRLDPIDALRYE
- a CDS encoding ABC transporter ATP-binding protein; its protein translation is MGDTTIKALRGVNLRIHRNEYLAIMGPSGSGKSTLMNMLGCLDTPSAGHYEFSGKNVAAMTDDDLATIRNREIGFVFQTFNLLPRSTSLANVELPLVYAGISREERSKRAAATLTSVGLGERMHHKPNELSGGQRQRVAIARALVNSPSIILADEPTGNLDSKTGEEIMALFETLYQAGNTIIVVTHEEDIAQHARRVVRLRDGLIESDIPI